Proteins found in one Primulina eburnea isolate SZY01 chromosome 16, ASM2296580v1, whole genome shotgun sequence genomic segment:
- the LOC140816870 gene encoding uncharacterized protein, with product MDMKRRKLLLLIMVQQILFTNLVMLCLLIRRRPRMVARRHRGTRNTPVSYSMTQRINAQFCHLNMIIDAGDVQCMLNLRMNRNAFGRLCYLLMHIGGLTDSRYVRVQEKVAMFLSVLAHHKKNRVTRHDYMRSGQTVSLHFHEVMRALLKLYTLLLVKPTPVDETCDSEPWKWFEGCLGALDGTHIGVHVRSIDKAKYRTRKGIIAVNVLGVCDRNMNFIYALTGWEGSAADARVLRDALTRDDAFKVPRGSYYLCDNGYANVEGFLTPYRRVRYHRDAWGNRASAPQDHKELFNWRHCQARNIIERAFGLLKKRWAILRSPSFYPLHVQNQIILACILLHNFVRNQMPDDPLDEYEEEVGSPIQDTHNDYISSFESSNDWVNWRDQCAMSMWNTYH from the exons ATGGACATGAAACGTAGAAAACTTCTACTGCTTATAATGGTACAACAAATATTGTTTACAAATTTGGTGATGTTGTGTCTTCTAATCCGACGACGTCCGAGGATGGTTGCCCGTCGACACCGTGGCACTCGTAATACACCTGTTTCGTACAGCATGACACAAAGAATCAATGCTCAGTTTTGCCATCTGAATATGATTATTGATGCGGGTGATGTTCAATGTATGTTGAACTTGAGAATGAATCGAAATGCATTTGGAAGGTTGTGCTATCTTCTAATGCATATAGGAGGACTAACAGATTCTCGGTATGTCCGCGTCCAAGAGAAGGTTGCAATGTTTTTGTCTGTTTTGGCACACCATAAGAAAAATCGGGTAACCAGGCACGATTACATGCGTAGTGGACAGACAGTCAGCTTACATTTCCATGAAGTTATGCGTGCGTTGTTGAAGTTGTATACGCTACTTCTTGTGAAGCCTACCCCTGTGGATGAGACATGTGACAGCGAACCGTGGAAATGGTTTGAG GGTTGTCTAGGTGCATTGGATGGAACTCATATCGGCGTACACGTTCGTTCCATTGACAAAGCAAAATATAGAACCAGAAAAGGAATTATTGCAGTTAATGTTCTGGGGGTTTGTGATCGAAATATGAACTTTATTTACGCTCTGACTGGTTGGGAAGGATCGGCCGCCGATGCAAGAGTTTTAAGAGATGCATTAACTAGGGATGATGCATTCAAGGTTCCAAGAG GTTCTTATTATCTCTGTGACAATGGATACGCTAATGTGGAGGGTTTCTTGACTCCGTATAGACGCGTAAGATATCATAGGGATGCCTGGGGCAATCGTGCATCAGCGCCACAAGATCACAAGGAGTTATTTAATTGGAGGCATTGTCAAGCAAGAAACATTATTGAAAGAGCATTTGGTTTGTTGAAAAAGAGATGGGCTATCCTTCGAAGTCCTTCATTCTACCCCTTGCATGTTCAAAACCAAATAATTCTTGCTTGCATTCTATTGCATAATTTCGTCCGTAATCAAATGCCTGACGATCCTTTAGATGAATACGAAGAAGAAGTTGGCAGTCCGATTCAGGATACACATAATGATTACATAAGCAGTTTTGAGTCATCGAACGATTGGGTTAATTGGCGAGATCAGTGTGCAATGTCCATGTGGAACACCTACCATTAA